Proteins co-encoded in one Arthrobacter sp. ERGS1:01 genomic window:
- a CDS encoding VaFE repeat-containing surface-anchored protein, giving the protein MFPVWYKTPAVGEPDAWAYCIEHDVHANSNVEGHVGGFDEYLGANYFTDPTIQGRVLWVLAHSYPAMTLADLEAATGIAGLSVNDAIEATQYAIWRYTELDYDASWNWESPNSEAVYWYLVNGANTNPVMKPSDVQVTASITAPSSAQTSDSIVGPFVVNTNQKSVIVSAPGFNFTDASGNPIDPTAVVDGQKIYLDLRGHVAAGSTTVTVTAAAAGPTGGIISVPRTDGSTPTTGDHAQSIVLVQAKTATVGDRADISWTEKAPAVSNPVIGTSLVDSADGDRVLSWNGGTVIDTVAYQNLTPGVKYTVSGELMNKADGTGTGITGSTTFTPTEANGSTDVAFTVPEGYAGDVLVAYEQLFEGSKTTGKPAAVHKDINDAAQTVTVEKAPAVSNPVIGTSLVDSADGDRVLSWNGGTVIDTVAYQNLTPGVKYTVSGELMNKADGTGTGITGSTTFTPTEANGSTDVAFTVPEGYAGDVLVAYEQLFEGSKTTGKPAAVHKDINDAAQTVTVEKAPAVSNPVIGTSLVDSADGDRVLSWNGGTVIDTVAYQNLTPGVKYTVSGELMNKADGTGTGITGSTTFTPTEANGSTDVAFTVPEGYAGDVLVAYEQLFEGSKTTGKPAAVHKDINDAAQTVTVEKAPAVTPIGPKHDVLAVTGGTFPGYVIGMASLLLLLGAAARLAPRTRRKL; this is encoded by the coding sequence ATGTTTCCCGTCTGGTACAAAACTCCTGCAGTCGGAGAACCCGATGCCTGGGCATATTGCATAGAACACGACGTCCACGCGAACTCAAATGTCGAAGGGCATGTCGGAGGATTCGATGAATACCTCGGCGCAAATTACTTCACCGACCCCACCATTCAGGGCAGGGTTCTCTGGGTACTCGCGCACAGCTACCCGGCAATGACACTCGCGGATCTGGAAGCTGCCACTGGGATCGCAGGGCTATCCGTGAACGATGCGATCGAAGCCACTCAATACGCGATTTGGCGATACACGGAACTTGATTACGATGCCAGTTGGAATTGGGAGAGCCCAAATTCTGAGGCTGTGTATTGGTACCTTGTGAATGGCGCAAATACGAATCCCGTGATGAAGCCGAGTGATGTACAGGTCACTGCATCGATTACAGCCCCTTCTTCTGCGCAGACGAGCGACAGTATAGTCGGGCCATTTGTGGTGAACACGAACCAGAAGTCGGTTATCGTCTCAGCCCCTGGCTTTAACTTCACCGACGCATCGGGAAATCCTATAGATCCCACTGCCGTCGTGGATGGACAGAAGATATATCTCGACCTTCGCGGTCATGTCGCAGCAGGATCGACCACCGTAACCGTAACCGCAGCCGCAGCAGGGCCGACCGGCGGAATCATCTCAGTTCCCCGCACAGATGGTAGTACTCCGACTACTGGTGACCACGCGCAGTCGATCGTACTGGTTCAGGCGAAAACTGCCACCGTGGGAGACCGCGCTGACATTAGCTGGACGGAGAAGGCCCCGGCCGTTTCGAATCCGGTTATCGGCACGTCCCTAGTCGATTCTGCCGATGGTGACCGGGTACTGAGCTGGAATGGGGGCACCGTTATCGATACCGTCGCCTATCAGAACCTGACACCAGGTGTTAAGTACACGGTATCCGGTGAGCTTATGAACAAAGCAGATGGCACAGGTACAGGGATCACTGGCAGCACGACCTTCACTCCGACAGAGGCCAATGGTTCAACTGACGTGGCATTTACCGTCCCCGAAGGATACGCCGGAGATGTCTTGGTTGCTTACGAGCAACTCTTTGAGGGCAGCAAAACCACTGGCAAACCGGCTGCCGTTCACAAAGACATCAACGACGCAGCCCAGACCGTCACAGTAGAGAAGGCCCCGGCCGTTTCGAATCCGGTTATCGGCACGTCCCTAGTCGATTCTGCCGATGGTGACCGGGTACTGAGCTGGAATGGGGGCACCGTTATCGATACCGTCGCCTATCAGAACCTGACACCAGGTGTTAAGTACACGGTATCCGGTGAGCTTATGAACAAAGCAGATGGCACAGGTACAGGGATCACTGGCAGCACGACCTTCACTCCGACAGAGGCCAATGGTTCAACTGACGTGGCATTTACCGTCCCCGAAGGATACGCCGGAGATGTCTTGGTTGCTTACGAGCAACTCTTTGAGGGCAGCAAAACCACTGGCAAACCGGCTGCCGTTCACAAAGACATCAACGACGCAGCCCAGACCGTCACAGTAGAGAAGGCCCCGGCCGTTTCGAATCCGGTTATCGGCACGTCCCTAGTCGATTCTGCCGATGGTGACCGGGTACTGAGCTGGAATGGGGGCACCGTTATCGATACCGTCGCCTATCAGAACCTGACACCAGGTGTTAAGTACACGGTATCCGGTGAGCTTATGAACAAAGCAGATGGCACAGGTACAGGGATCACTGGCAGCACGACCTTCACTCCGACAGAGGCCAATGGTTCAACTGACGTGGCATTTACCGTCCCCGAAGGATACGCCGGAGATGTCTTGGTTGCTTACGAGCAACTCTTTGAGGGCAGCAAAACCACTGGCAAACCGGCTGCCGTTCACAAAGACATCAACGACGCAGCCCAGACCGTCACAGTAGAGAAGGCCCCGGCCGTCACACCGATCGGGCCGAAACATGACGTGCTGGCGGTAACCGGTGGGACGTTCCCAGGCTACGTTATCGGCATGGCCAGCCTGCTGCTCTTACTCGGTGCCGCGGCACGGCTGGCACCACGGACGCGCCGCAAGCTTTAA
- a CDS encoding Ig-like domain-containing protein has product MRSSKQAVVGSYLKKARGAGLTAALVIGASITIPQPAFAADAFPDTGMYATQSGGSNIVSVNLATGTTSHVLTVPGGVTGLNQIGLTNDGNKLLLTNGTSIFEYTASTEAWETTARATPAVPNTMGGVNPTNGIFYFGGQAAGGGNNFVFKTFDPATNTLATTTIPVTADAPPGGNGDLAFDSLGNMYFVASSAAAGQIYRVDAAQLNSGGGAAVKIGPQIATGVALNSMAFAKDGFLYVAGGGANGFLRVNPITGTVLDRKTLDVAITDLGSRSLPFTGSVKVDLPGGRVNDTDQFTVTIGGGGISTGNSATTTGDEASVAVGPLLILPGETYTVQQTPVGTTNPALYETSWNCVDPATGTVVASGPGASGSFTIPEGVQNVACTFTTAPYPAPGAVNDESLKNVQGSAVKVPVLGNDKGDLDPTTVKFLDGDGKPVTKLVVAGQGTWTVDPATGEVTFTPESGFSGNPTPVTYQVNDVRGNTTEATVTVTYVPGAVNDESLKNVQGSAVKVPVLGNDKGDLDPTTVKFLDGDGKPVTKLVVAGQGTWTVDPATGEVTFTPESGFSGNPTPVTYQVNDVRGNTTEATVTVTYVPGAVNDESLKNVQGSAVKVPVLGNDKGDLDPTTVKFLDGDGKPVTKLVVAGQGTWTVDPATGEVTFTPESGFSGNPTPVTYQVNDVRGNTTEATVTVTYVPGAVNDESLKNVQGSAVKVPVLGNDKGDLDPTTVKFLDGDGKPVTKLVVAGQGTWTVDPATGEVTFTPESGFSGNPTPVTYQVNDVRGNTTEATVTVTYVPGAVKPVTPSPSPGAVKPATPVLSPGAVSSPTPAPEASSPPLASTGVQAFGIGVAGLAIALMGGALLIIRRRRTQG; this is encoded by the coding sequence TTGCGATCATCGAAACAGGCTGTCGTCGGCAGCTATCTGAAAAAGGCTCGCGGTGCAGGGCTAACCGCTGCCTTGGTCATCGGCGCTTCAATCACTATCCCGCAGCCTGCTTTCGCAGCTGATGCGTTCCCTGACACAGGAATGTACGCCACTCAGTCAGGTGGTTCCAACATCGTCTCGGTTAACCTCGCGACGGGCACGACCTCGCATGTGCTGACAGTGCCAGGCGGAGTGACAGGGCTAAACCAAATTGGCCTCACCAATGACGGTAACAAGCTCCTGCTAACGAACGGCACGAGCATTTTCGAGTACACGGCATCGACCGAGGCCTGGGAAACCACGGCCAGGGCCACCCCCGCGGTTCCCAACACCATGGGTGGGGTCAATCCCACCAATGGCATCTTCTACTTCGGCGGGCAAGCTGCTGGTGGGGGGAACAACTTCGTCTTCAAAACATTCGACCCAGCAACGAACACGCTTGCAACGACAACGATCCCTGTCACAGCGGATGCACCTCCGGGCGGCAATGGGGACCTCGCGTTCGACAGCCTCGGAAACATGTACTTCGTTGCCAGCAGCGCCGCGGCAGGTCAGATCTACCGGGTAGACGCCGCCCAACTGAACTCCGGTGGAGGCGCGGCTGTCAAAATCGGTCCGCAAATCGCTACCGGCGTAGCACTAAACTCCATGGCTTTTGCCAAGGACGGATTCCTCTACGTAGCCGGCGGAGGAGCCAACGGCTTCCTCAGGGTCAACCCGATCACCGGCACGGTCCTTGACAGAAAAACCCTTGACGTAGCCATCACCGACCTCGGTTCCCGATCACTCCCATTCACCGGTTCCGTCAAGGTAGATCTACCCGGTGGACGCGTCAATGACACTGACCAGTTCACGGTCACCATCGGTGGCGGCGGAATCAGCACTGGCAACTCGGCCACGACGACCGGCGATGAGGCCTCCGTGGCCGTGGGCCCCCTGCTCATACTTCCCGGTGAGACCTACACCGTTCAGCAGACACCGGTTGGCACCACCAATCCTGCCCTCTACGAAACTTCGTGGAACTGCGTAGATCCCGCGACCGGGACAGTTGTCGCCTCCGGCCCCGGCGCCAGTGGATCCTTCACCATTCCTGAGGGCGTCCAAAACGTCGCCTGCACTTTCACTACGGCACCATATCCGGCCCCGGGTGCTGTCAATGATGAGTCGTTGAAGAATGTTCAGGGTTCTGCGGTGAAGGTTCCTGTGTTGGGTAATGACAAGGGTGACCTTGATCCGACCACGGTGAAGTTCCTTGACGGTGACGGCAAGCCGGTTACCAAGCTTGTCGTTGCGGGTCAAGGTACCTGGACGGTTGATCCTGCCACGGGTGAGGTCACGTTCACACCCGAGAGTGGATTCTCCGGGAACCCCACACCAGTGACGTACCAGGTCAATGACGTGCGTGGAAACACCACCGAAGCAACCGTGACCGTGACCTACGTACCGGGTGCTGTCAATGATGAGTCGTTGAAGAATGTTCAGGGTTCTGCTGTGAAGGTTCCTGTGTTGGGTAATGACAAGGGTGACCTTGATCCGACCACGGTGAAGTTCCTTGACGGTGACGGCAAGCCGGTTACCAAGCTTGTCGTTGCGGGTCAAGGTACCTGGACGGTTGATCCTGCCACGGGTGAGGTCACGTTCACACCCGAGAGTGGATTCTCCGGGAACCCCACACCAGTGACGTACCAGGTCAATGACGTGCGTGGAAACACCACCGAAGCAACCGTGACCGTGACCTACGTACCGGGTGCTGTCAATGATGAGTCGTTGAAGAATGTTCAGGGTTCTGCTGTGAAGGTTCCTGTGTTGGGTAATGACAAGGGTGACCTTGATCCGACCACGGTGAAGTTCCTTGACGGTGACGGCAAGCCGGTTACCAAGCTTGTCGTTGCGGGTCAAGGTACCTGGACGGTTGATCCTGCCACGGGTGAGGTCACGTTCACACCCGAGAGTGGATTCTCCGGGAACCCCACACCAGTGACGTACCAGGTCAATGACGTGCGTGGAAACACCACCGAAGCAACCGTGACCGTGACCTACGTACCGGGTGCTGTCAATGATGAGTCGTTGAAGAATGTTCAGGGTTCTGCTGTGAAGGTTCCTGTGTTGGGTAATGACAAGGGTGACCTTGATCCGACCACGGTGAAGTTCCTTGACGGTGACGGCAAGCCGGTTACCAAGCTTGTCGTTGCGGGTCAAGGTACCTGGACGGTTGATCCTGCCACGGGTGAGGTCACGTTCACACCCGAGAGTGGATTCTCCGGGAACCCCACACCAGTGACGTACCAGGTCAATGACGTGCGTGGAAACACCACCGAAGCAACCGTGACCGTGACCTACGTACCGGGTGCTGTCAAGCCGGTCACCCCGTCTCCGTCACCTGGCGCTGTGAAGCCGGCTACCCCTGTCCTGTCACCTGGAGCTGTCAGTTCTCCGACGCCTGCCCCGGAAGCCAGCAGCCCTCCTCTTGCCTCCACAGGTGTTCAGGCTTTCGGTATTGGAGTTGCCGGTCTTGCGATTGCGCTAATGGGCGGAGCCTTGCTTATCATCCGTCGCCGTCGAACGCAGGGCTAA
- a CDS encoding amidase: MTEAWELGVAEAAAKIRSGELSSIELLDSVIGRVEETEDYARAWAHVDAAGARAAARKADLAVKHGSRQPLLGIPLGVKDVIDVAGLPAEGGSAALRGRIATRDAGVVRRLRQNGAVILGKLQTHEFAFGQGTPPTRNPWDPERYAGGSSVGSGVAVAVGSVAGALGTDTGGSVRNPACVNGLVGLKPTLSLVSGSGVLNVSHTLDHVGPIARNVEDCAVLLGGMAEDATLERLRPVATDGKDRGLPVRLGVDRAMWKTWGVTPGVLDVVERALSTLAGLGFQIVELGLPELDMVLPASLAISLSESAHHHRTMLRENAPRYLAGTRVMIETGALITAADVDLAHAVRSYLRASLERSFERAGIEALLSPTLATIAPHAATMSHELTADAGEDSLAAALRMLSAANLTGMPAVSVPCGLSEGQPVGLHLLGRAFSDARLLDIARAYEGASPWRSMVPLHRLPAVGNARGVDGVHVSRPIQVT; encoded by the coding sequence ATGACTGAAGCGTGGGAGCTGGGCGTCGCCGAGGCTGCCGCCAAAATTCGCAGCGGAGAGTTGTCGTCCATCGAGCTACTCGACTCCGTGATTGGGCGGGTGGAGGAGACCGAAGATTATGCGCGAGCGTGGGCCCATGTTGACGCAGCTGGTGCCCGGGCTGCTGCCCGGAAAGCCGACCTCGCCGTAAAACACGGTTCCAGACAGCCCCTCCTGGGCATCCCGCTGGGAGTGAAGGATGTGATCGACGTGGCCGGCTTGCCGGCAGAAGGCGGCTCAGCCGCGCTTCGCGGGCGTATCGCGACCAGAGACGCCGGGGTGGTCCGGCGCCTTCGCCAAAACGGCGCGGTCATCCTCGGAAAGCTTCAGACACACGAATTCGCGTTCGGGCAGGGAACGCCGCCCACGCGGAATCCGTGGGACCCGGAGAGATACGCAGGCGGTTCAAGCGTGGGCTCGGGCGTCGCGGTGGCTGTGGGCAGCGTTGCCGGGGCACTCGGCACGGACACGGGAGGCTCGGTGCGGAATCCGGCGTGCGTCAATGGGCTCGTCGGGCTCAAGCCGACTCTGAGCCTGGTCTCCGGATCAGGGGTGCTCAACGTCAGCCACACCCTGGATCACGTCGGCCCAATTGCCCGGAACGTGGAGGACTGCGCGGTTCTGCTGGGCGGCATGGCGGAGGACGCCACGTTGGAGCGCCTTCGCCCCGTCGCGACGGACGGCAAGGACCGGGGCTTGCCCGTTCGTCTGGGAGTCGACCGGGCTATGTGGAAAACCTGGGGTGTCACGCCGGGCGTGCTCGACGTCGTCGAACGCGCCCTGAGCACCTTGGCCGGACTGGGTTTCCAAATTGTGGAGCTGGGGCTGCCCGAACTGGACATGGTGCTCCCGGCGAGCCTTGCCATCTCGCTTTCCGAATCCGCCCACCACCACCGCACCATGCTGCGCGAGAACGCACCCCGGTACCTTGCCGGCACGCGCGTCATGATCGAGACGGGCGCGCTCATCACTGCCGCCGACGTCGACCTGGCCCACGCAGTCCGCAGCTACCTCCGCGCTTCTCTCGAGCGATCCTTCGAGCGGGCCGGCATCGAGGCACTTCTCTCGCCGACCCTCGCGACCATTGCCCCCCATGCCGCAACCATGTCCCATGAGCTGACCGCCGACGCCGGCGAAGACTCCCTGGCCGCAGCCCTCCGCATGCTTAGCGCCGCCAACCTGACAGGCATGCCGGCCGTCAGCGTGCCTTGTGGGCTCTCTGAAGGCCAGCCCGTGGGTCTCCACCTTTTGGGGCGAGCATTCTCCGATGCCCGGTTGCTGGATATTGCCCGTGCCTATGAAGGAGCGTCCCCATGGCGAAGTATGGTCCCGCTCCACCGCCTCCCGGCTGTGGGCAACGCACGGGGAGTCGATGGTGTTCATGTTTCTCGGCCGATCCAAGTGACCTGA
- a CDS encoding amidohydrolase family protein, which produces MSTLIRGGTVVTGSGADPLPGGAVVLAAGRIADVLNHWDPAASFDGEIIDAAGAIVMPGLINCHTHGVTPGPLFPSGAPALDDARWLSNLDRQLLAGTTTVLNLCGFATMDHVREADRRHAVNVRGATTHLPSALLAARKADGGGLTGLEAELSVEQMLSDGAVAIGELGGGQTLGGGGQDLVYLPAALENRTGVRITQDQARQLKEAVLGRFLDATTSDTELLQAAIDAAGLGGRLELPELSRIVADTVMPSVAPAVEGIREGVRAASQFGVPAIIHSASATARVMRELMEQTHGTAARIIAAHVNHTSHTPAEALELATLGRDRGWLAEASVFDLLHRQKTVATRDHWDSLLSAPGLVDVLGTDYGHGGDHDELISAVQDLVTRGHRPLGDAVAMVTSAVAEAIPGIAPERGELRRGLIADVVVTRADDFRAVSHVFVDGTAVVRDGQLMVGARR; this is translated from the coding sequence ATGTCCACGCTTATTCGCGGCGGAACGGTCGTTACCGGCTCCGGCGCAGACCCGCTGCCCGGCGGTGCCGTGGTGCTCGCCGCTGGCCGCATCGCAGACGTGCTAAATCATTGGGACCCGGCTGCTTCTTTCGATGGCGAGATCATCGACGCAGCGGGAGCCATCGTGATGCCCGGGCTGATCAACTGCCACACCCACGGGGTGACTCCGGGTCCGCTGTTTCCCAGCGGCGCACCCGCCCTTGACGACGCCCGGTGGCTAAGCAACCTCGACCGGCAGTTGCTGGCCGGAACCACAACGGTGCTCAATCTGTGCGGATTTGCCACCATGGATCATGTTCGCGAGGCTGACCGGCGCCATGCCGTCAACGTCCGCGGAGCCACAACCCATCTGCCGTCGGCGCTCCTTGCGGCCCGGAAGGCCGACGGCGGCGGGTTGACGGGGCTGGAGGCCGAACTCAGCGTTGAACAGATGTTGTCCGACGGTGCGGTCGCCATCGGGGAGCTGGGCGGCGGTCAAACCCTTGGCGGCGGCGGCCAGGACCTCGTCTATCTTCCCGCCGCATTGGAGAATCGAACCGGCGTACGAATCACCCAGGACCAGGCCCGCCAGCTCAAGGAAGCAGTGCTGGGTCGATTCCTCGATGCCACCACATCGGACACGGAGCTCCTCCAGGCGGCTATCGACGCGGCGGGTCTGGGCGGACGGCTGGAGCTGCCGGAACTTAGCCGGATCGTGGCGGATACCGTCATGCCGTCCGTCGCGCCCGCCGTCGAAGGGATCCGCGAGGGCGTCCGTGCCGCGTCGCAATTCGGCGTGCCTGCGATCATCCACAGCGCCTCCGCGACCGCTCGCGTCATGCGGGAGCTGATGGAACAGACCCACGGGACGGCTGCGCGGATCATTGCCGCCCATGTGAACCACACGTCCCACACGCCCGCGGAAGCCCTGGAACTCGCCACCCTGGGTCGGGACCGCGGATGGTTGGCCGAGGCCTCGGTCTTTGACCTCCTGCACCGCCAAAAGACGGTAGCCACGCGCGACCATTGGGACTCCCTGCTCTCGGCGCCCGGACTGGTGGATGTGCTGGGCACCGACTACGGTCACGGCGGCGACCATGACGAACTCATTTCCGCAGTCCAGGATTTGGTGACCCGGGGGCACAGGCCGCTCGGCGACGCTGTCGCTATGGTGACCTCCGCTGTTGCAGAAGCCATTCCCGGCATTGCGCCGGAGCGGGGGGAACTGCGCCGGGGCCTCATCGCCGACGTCGTTGTGACGCGGGCCGACGATTTCCGCGCAGTGAGCCACGTCTTCGTCGACGGCACAGCCGTGGTCCGCGACGGGCAACTCATGGTGGGAGCCAGGCGATGA